A window of Magnolia sinica isolate HGM2019 chromosome 13, MsV1, whole genome shotgun sequence genomic DNA:
TAAAATGCAGGCAGTTTCTTTTAATAAactctttattttttttgtgatcaTAAATCGCATCTGATCTTTAACTCAACCTCTTCCTGGGGACGAACCTCCCGCCAAAAAACACCCCAttcaactctctttctctctcctatcAAATTCAAATGGCAACAGCAGTAAAATCAATAGCAACAAACCCCACCATCCCCAATTATCGAAGAAATAAAAGACCAGATCGATCCAGGAGCAGCAGTAGCATCATATCCATACTCAAGATCTGTAAGAACATGAAAGAACTCCAGCAGATCCATGCCAATCTCATCAAAACCTCTCTCATCCATGACATGTCCGCCGTTAACGCCATCATCGAATTCTCTGTCATCCATGGAAATCTCCCCTATGCTCTATCCGTGTTTGAAACAACTCCGAATCCAACTCTCTTTGCCAAGAATTTCATGATCCGAGGCCACGCACAGAGCGAATTCCCTCTATCGGCGATAACTTTCTACGTTCGGATGCTGAGTGAAGGTTTTGAGTTCAACAAATTTGGTTTCTCGTTCTTGATCCAAGCATGTTTGAGATCACAAGCGGCTGAAGAAGGGAAACAAATCCACGGCCAGATCTTGAAGTTTGGGGAGATTGACGCTCATCTGGCAAGCTCCATTATCTGTTTCTACTCGGAAATTCAAGATCTAGACTCTGCTCATCGAGCTTTTGAGTCAGACCTTGGATCCATCGCTTCTTGGAATGCGATGATCGATGGGTATTCAAAATCTGGGGACATGGAAATGGCTCGGAgactgttcgatgaaatgccccaAAAGACACTAATTGCTTGGACGGCATTGATTACAGGTTTTGTGCATTTGGGGAGATTTATAGAGGCTTTGGAGGTTTTTGAAACCATGCAGAGGTCCGGATTTAGGCCTGATGAGCGGACATTAGTGAGTGTGCTTCCTTCAATATCTCACTTGGGTGCGCTCAGTTTGGGAAAATGGGTGCATTCTTATGCTGAGAATTCAGGTATGGAATCGAGTATCTTCCTGAGATCAGCACTAGTGGACATGTATTCCAAGTGTGGTAGTATAGAAAATGCACTAGAGTTATTTGagaagatgggacccacaaaacggAATGTGGTGATGTGGAATGCGATGATTGGTGGATTGGCGATGCATGGACATGGAAGGGATGCATTGGAGCTATTCCAGGAGATGCTAGCAAGCGGCACAAAGCCTACTGATGTTACATTTGTAGGTGTGCTGAGGGCGTGTAGTCATGCAGGGATGGTGGATAAAGGGTTGAAGTACTTTGAGGCAATGAAGGACTTGTATGAGCTCGAACCAACAACAGAGcattatgggtgcatggttgatCTTTTGGGTCGTGCTGGACGGTTGCAAGAAGCGGAAGGGTTGGTGAGGAGTATGAGTGGGCAGCCGGATGTGGTGGTCTTGAAGACCCTTCTAGGTGCATGTAGGGTCTATGGGAATGTCGACATAGGTGAGCGCATTGGTAGAGAACTTCTTGAATTAGCTTCTGATGATAGTAGTTGTTATGTGCTTCTAGCAAATCTGTATGCATCTGTAGGCAGATGGGTGGATGCTGGCAAAGTGAGAAACTTGATGAAAGAAAGGGGAGTGAAGAAGATAGCTGGTTGTAGTTCGATTGAATTGGATAATGTGGCCCATGAGTTCCACGCAGGGGACATGTCTCATCCTCGGATCAAAGAGATATATGCTAAAGTAGAGGAGATGGGGCAAAGGTCGAAGGTCGAAGAAGGTTATACCCCTGATACCTCTCAAGTGTTGGCTGATATCGATGAGGAAGAGAAGGAGACTGCATTATATCGTCACAGTGAAAAGTTAGCAATTGCTTTTGGCTTGATAAATACTATCCCAGGCAGCACTATACGCATAGTGAAAAACCTTAGGGTCTGCCTTGATTGCCACTCTGTTACAAAACTTGTATCAAAACTTTACGATCGTGAAATCATTGTTAGGGATCAAAACCGCTTCCATCATTTCAAGAATGGAGTATGCTCGTGCAATGAATATTGGTGATATCTATGTTATGGTACTCATGGGACTCTCTAGAGATCTGAAACCATCCATCTGAAAAATATCACAGGCTGTTCATTTTTTTGAAGAGGAGAGAATTGGATGACAGGCCGCACATGCTGGTATGTGTTATTCATAAAGATAAATGGACATGAGTGCTCATTCACCAAATGAAGCCCATGAAATGGCCAGAGTTTCTTTTGATGTGCTAATTCATAACTTGAATGTCCAGTAATCACAAAGAGTCTGTACATGAAATGATCCAATTTAAAATTCTGATTGAAGAGGATAGTGTTTTCAAATAATGTTTGTGATCAGTAATAATCCAAACAAATTAAAAGGGTCTTTACTATATGGTGTCATTGCAAGTCTCATGCTAGTTAGGCCATGAGCAACTGTGAAGTTCTCACTGTGATAGTTGTGGCTGCCATCTCTCCTCATCAATTCCAGGTGCAGTAAGAGCGGTTTGGTTCATACACTGTCAACTTCAATTAGTCTGCAACCTCTGGAATGTGATGGGATCTCTTTGGCTCTGAAATGGGGGACATCTTGTACAACTGCGCATCAATTGCCATCCAATTACAGGCCAAGGTTTGTGGCTAACCGCACTTCAATTAGCCTAGAGGGTCGTGCATCATTGGATCGGCATGGCTCAAAGGATGTGTATAACTACACTTCTAGTTTGTGGCTTTCTAGTTGATGTCTCTGCATATGTATATGTTTCATGATCTTACCTATGGAATCACACCGTCGATTGGATTCCAGAAAAATTAATAGCAATAGCCAAGCCGACAGTTACTGTAGTGGCAGCCGTGGCAACCACCTCTGCTGGTCCCTCTCTTTCCTGTGAGAAGAGATGCAGTAGCTAGGGTTGTCAACAGCTGGGTGCACCCAATGGGTATGCCAGCCTGGGCCAACATGGGTCAGGTATGGGTGTAGCTATAAGGTTGTGGGTGTGGGTTTGGGTTATTTTTTAGCCCGGTTAATGAATGAATCAGGTGTGGTTATACTCTTAACCCCACCAAACCTGATTATATAAATCAACAAGGGAATTTTTCAAAATACTACTTCATATGGTACTTGCATCTTGATACCTTtctcaaaaggttttcaataagctaccgcattaatttaagtaattatcattagcGTATCTTCGGTTAGATCTCTCAATGGAAGTCTGAGGCTTGAGTtggccttaccatgatgtttatgttaaaTCCAGCACGACCACCAGGTGCATCCCCCTTGCTAGGCCTGGGgctaaaaaatcagccccatccatgattcaggtggaccacatgattggaaacaatgtacaaggAAACGCagaccctccaaactatttcccttggtgtggcccacttgaattacgaatgagtttgattttttggacccaggcctaaattttggtgtggtatctaatggttggagtggatttcatctaTCCATAATGGTgatcttgtaaaaatcaagggtgggcgtctctctcctaactatttcctttggtgtggccaacctaattcacgtatcagcctgattttttggccctggTCCTAATGTGGGATTACgcatataatggttggagtggatttcacatacacatcacagtgggcacccTATCCAATTATTCCCAATTTCTGCTgagatattaaaaaaataataatttaggctacatccacccttgatttttgatgGGCGCACTGTTTTGTGTATGTTTGATCCACTCCAACCAGTAGACATGTAATCTAATGTTATGCCTAGTACCAACAAATTAAGCTAacatgtgattcaagtggaccacagtaaaggaaacagttgagagagatgtccacccttgaattttatgaggcccaccatgatgattatatgaaagccactctaaccattagatgccacaccaaaatttaggcgtGATCCCCAAAAATAAgcccatctgtgattcaggtggaccacaccaagggaaatagtttggagggtgaacaTTGCCCTGTACATTATTTTCAATCTTGTGATCCTTTCAAATCATGaaaggggctgatttttgggttctgGGCCTAACATGAAGTGACAACCCGGTAGTtagaggtggatttcacataaacgtCATAGCCAGGCCCACCCAAACTGCCAATACAACCCTAACTTCTGTTTAGAAATATGAACCCTAATTTTTGTTAAGAAATATGAGAAATATGATGGAGGTAGTCCGATGATAATTACTTAATTAATGAGTTGGCTTGTTGAAAACATTTTCAAAAAGGTACCGAGATGtaagtactatatatatatatatatatatatatatatatatatatatatatatatatatatatatatatatatatatatatatatatatatataacaacagACCTTCTAGATCAAACTTTACGCATGTGACCCATCTGAGATGTAAATTAGCATGTTGTAGAAGTGCTAGGATTTGTAGAATTTATCTACTAAATCAAAAGTCTCCATGTAGAATTTATGTACCAAATCAAGAGTCATAATAAAatgtggagttatttgatactcgggcTGTGTATGACGCTCGATACAcaagcactcagaaattgtacatgtgacaaACAATAACTCAACGAATACCAAGTAAATTGTGGAAATCATAGTCGTTAGGTAACAATCCCAAAATTATATTGGTCAAACAATCCTAACTTCtaacacttgtttgttaaaataggaccattggatttttattttttttatttttaaaaccttTAACCATCCCAAAAACATTCACCAATTCGAAATAACATGCTATCATATTCTATATTTTCTGTTTTGTTTAAGAAAaactgtagtttttttttttcttaatctcTACTATAAAATGTAATCTTCTGAGAGGAAATGATGTGTGAATGGGTGAttgttttaaatttcaaatcataaATGGGTACTTGATACCCTAATGTGTACACCAGCACTCTAGAGGTTGTGGGTATAGGTGCCCATTTGAGGCTCGACATCGATATGGGTATGGGTTAGTACCCATTGGTGGGTATGGGTCTGAGTACCCCTATACGCCCCTACCTGGCCAATTGACACTACTAGAGGTAGCCGTGTTTATCTTGCTGTGAGAGAGGAAATAGGTGATGGGTCTCTTGAGTCCCTAAAGAACAAGAAGATGAAATATAGTGGGCTTGGGAAATAGGCCATCATATTAAAAGGTGAGCCTGCTCGTTTTTTGGCTTGATCAAGAGGATTTTTGCATCCTTTTGGCCCAATTTTTGTACATAGTGGGCCCCCACTCAGTGAAAGCCATGCACAACACCAATTGTTGTTTAAGTGTTGTCTACAGTTTTCTTAATTATGTGGGCCCAAGTTTGGGTTTCTGCTCATTTaccatcatcatagcctttcAATGGTTTTTGTGATATTATTATTTGGACATTCATTTGCTATGAAAGGGAGACCATCATATGTTGTTCAATGGCATCTAGATAACTTGTGCAAGGCCTATGTTTATGTGTAAAAGTGGGCGGCCCAAAACCGCGCTCAGTCTCTCTTGAGAGAATCACTATGGAAACCTTAATCGGccatttgtgggctgatctaggACAGGATTAAATAGTTGCGAAGTGTTTTTTGACAAGAtctttccaattgtgtggtccccTTTTGTGATGAAACACTTGGATCTCTTGTGAGATGATGATCGATGTATgcacccatgaaaaaaaaaatttaataatgaaattttaGGTTTGTGAAACATGCTTATGGATTTTAATATTGTGATAATCTCTAACTATATTgttgtatggtggaccccatcttTTCCAAGAAGATCCGCAAAGTGTGGGCGTCATCATGATC
This region includes:
- the LOC131223459 gene encoding pentatricopeptide repeat-containing protein At5g48910-like; this encodes MATAVKSIATNPTIPNYRRNKRPDRSRSSSSIISILKICKNMKELQQIHANLIKTSLIHDMSAVNAIIEFSVIHGNLPYALSVFETTPNPTLFAKNFMIRGHAQSEFPLSAITFYVRMLSEGFEFNKFGFSFLIQACLRSQAAEEGKQIHGQILKFGEIDAHLASSIICFYSEIQDLDSAHRAFESDLGSIASWNAMIDGYSKSGDMEMARRLFDEMPQKTLIAWTALITGFVHLGRFIEALEVFETMQRSGFRPDERTLVSVLPSISHLGALSLGKWVHSYAENSGMESSIFLRSALVDMYSKCGSIENALELFEKMGPTKRNVVMWNAMIGGLAMHGHGRDALELFQEMLASGTKPTDVTFVGVLRACSHAGMVDKGLKYFEAMKDLYELEPTTEHYGCMVDLLGRAGRLQEAEGLVRSMSGQPDVVVLKTLLGACRVYGNVDIGERIGRELLELASDDSSCYVLLANLYASVGRWVDAGKVRNLMKERGVKKIAGCSSIELDNVAHEFHAGDMSHPRIKEIYAKVEEMGQRSKVEEGYTPDTSQVLADIDEEEKETALYRHSEKLAIAFGLINTIPGSTIRIVKNLRVCLDCHSVTKLVSKLYDREIIVRDQNRFHHFKNGVCSCNEYW